DNA sequence from the Calditrichota bacterium genome:
ATAAAAAAGAATAGTTGCCCTTTGGGTAAAAGGTAGCGCGTTTTTAGGCTTATCCGGTAAATATAAAATCCATGTCGCTTTTCACGAGCCGGTGAATCTTTATCTTTTAAAGCGTAAAATGTCACTTTGTGGCCGATTTTGATCAACGAGAGAGCTTCTTTGGTAACGCGAGCATCGTGTGTAAAAGCTGTCATAAGAAGCATGCAAATTTTCATGCGGGTTCTCCTGCAGAATTTGAATTCCCGTTGTTCTTTTTAGCTAATGCCCATATCAACCCTGCTGGCCCCCAAACTATCATATTGACATAAATATCCCCACTGAACATTGCATTCCACACAGAGAAGAAAAATAGAGTCAGGGCTGTTATGCTCAATTGGAGCGCTAAACGCCGATTTTTATGGTGATAATAACGTATATTTTTAAATCCCTGTTTGGTAGCCAAGTAAAGGAAATATACTATAATGAATAAACCTGGAATACCATTCTCACAGGCCAATTCTAATATCAAGTTATGAGGGTAAACTAAGGGAATAATACCCGTATCAAAGTAAAAACTGCCAGTACCAATTCCCAAAAACGGTGAGCCGATAAATTGCTGTATTGCTTGAATCCATGCAAGAATACGGAAAGCTGCGCTGGCTTCCGAAGCAATAGGAGTTGCCATCCGTACTGAAACTTGTGATGAAGAATGTGATAGATAATAAATTCCCCCTAATGCAAATAATAAAGAAAAAAGAATCTTTCTGAATTTGGATTGCGTCGGCTGCAGGAAAAAAAATAGCAAAATTGATAACAAGACACCGAGAGTCGGCCCCCGAGATCCAGACCAGATGACTGGCATGATCATCAAAGTGGTGATGATGCCGAAGAATGTCTTTAGTACGATTTGTTTATAACGAGAAAAAAAATAAATACCCGTAATAATGGACAGCCCCAATGCCCGACCAATGGTTAGTGGCCCAATATTTTCCGACAATCGGAATCGGACAAATTTGAAAAAAATATTTGACATCGCGGAATAAAAGCTAAATATTGTTATTATCATCCCAATCAGAAAAATGGAAAAGATTAATTTTTCTATGCTGCGCTCATTTCCTCGAAGTAAATATGCAGCATATAGAAGCGGAATATTTACTATAAAGTAAAATATGATTTTTTTTGCACCATAAATTTTATCTGCAGAATAGGGCAAACCGGCTATGAGGATAACGCCTATTAAAATGGCAACCCAGAAAAAGCGATCAGCATAAAAAAGTTTTTTCCGCTCGCTTTTAATGTGGTAGAAAACAATGCTTAAAGGAAAGATTAATAAATATAATTTAAAAGCAGCCATGGAAATGGATACTTCAACCTGATCAAATAGGTAGTAAAGCAGGATATTAATAGTAAAGGGGATAGCAAAGCCAAATTCTGGGGTAACGTAAAGGACAAACGATCCGCAAATGAGCAGCATGAATAAAATGCTCAGTGTTGTCGATTTTATCAGCAGTAGCAAATAAAACAGCTCGATTACTGCGATGGCGATTGTGATTCTTTTGACATCAAATGGGTTTTGTAAGCGAATCGTTTCCATAAAATTTATTTAATCAGATTAATGACAAATTCTTTACTACGAGAAATTTCCTGCCGGGAAATTTCTTTCAATAAAATTAAAATTAGAATGAATAAAATTAAGCCGGCCGGAATGATCACAAAGGCGGCTGTTAGAATATTCGGGAATTTGTCGGTCAGATTTTTCAAAAAAACAGCGAATACAAAACCGGCAAAGACGATTTTGCCAATGGAAATCAGCGGCGGTTTCCACGCCATAAATTTTCGCACGGAAAAGACTGCGGAAGTGAAATAGATGGCGTACGCTGTCATTGCCGCCAGGCCTGCGCCAAAATAACCGAAACGCGGAATGAGAAAAATATTTAGCCCCACATTTGAAAATCCCGCGATTAATGCCAGCAGTGCAATGCGAATGCTCTTTTTATGTAACTCAAAGCCTTTGAGCACGTACTGTGTGAGCCCGAATAGAAAAATTCCCGCAGCGATGAAGGGCAGAACTCGTGTTCCTTCAACAAATTTGGCGTCCGAGAAAATGAGCACCATTGTTTTGGGGATTGTAACCAAAATTGTTAAAATCGGCACGCACAGCAAAAAAAAGTAACGCGTCAGATGCGAAATTAAATCTTGTGTGTGAGATTGTCCGTTCTTTTCCCAGTTGTCAACGATAATGGGGAATGCCGCCAGCATGAGAATAGTGTAAATAAAATTGAGCGTTTTTTCCGAGATGGCATAAGCGACCGAATAAAGTCCCACGTCTGAAGAGGTTGCAAAATATTCAATTAAATAGCGATCCGAAAGCGAGAGAATCCAGAATGCCAGAAATGAAAAACTGAGCGGCATGCCATAAGCAAAGAATTCTTTCGCCAGCGGAATAGAAATAGAACGAAAATGAAAAGATGAAAATATCTTTAATTTGTAAAAAATAATGACATCTAGACTCAGCGCAGCGACAAGAAATCCCCAGAAAATTCCGGCAACGCGGAAACCCATAAATACGATGAGGCTGATTCCAACTATCGGTTTAATCAGAGCAAACAGAGACCAGAAAAGCGTGTATTTTTTCGGTTCCAGTCCGGCGCGATAGATAACGATAAAAATCTCAAAGAACGAATTGAAAACAGATACGGCAACAGCTAAATTGATCAGGGAAAAAAGTTCAGGAGAAATTCGCTGCTGAAAAATGAACGTATTGACTAAAAGACTGACGCCCGTCACAATTGCCACGCCACCTACGGAACAAGCTAATAAAGTGGAAAAAAAAGTTTTTTCTTTTTGTTGATGTCTATGATTCTGATAAAATCGAATGACACTCATGGATAACCAGAATACAGCAAAAACGCGCATCAGGCTGAATGTGGATAGTGTAATTTGATAGTGTCCGTATTCTTCTTGAGTGAAAAGTGTAGTCAGCACTCGAATGAGCAAAATTCCGATGATAGCGGGCAAAATTCTCGCCGGAATGTAAATGAACGAGTCTTTGAGCGTTCTTTTCAGTTGCGAATTTATGTCTTGCTGCTTGTGTTGATCCATTTATTCCTGTTCATCATAATCGTGCGCAATTTCACTGCATCGCCGGGCAAATTAGTCTTTTTTGAACCATTGCGTCGGTTTCAGGGTGTGAAAAACGTAGCCCCATTGACGATACTGTTCCGGATGTTTTTCGCCTAAATATTCGGCATTCACTTTGATGTAGGCGGCAATCATGAAAAGAAAAAGGACAAAAATGGCCGCGCCCAAAACCATGAACATCCTTTTGGGGCTGGAGCGTTTGATAGGCGCCACTGCCGGATCTAAAACTTGCACTGTCGGAGTATCTTTTTTCTCATTGATTTTTGCTTGCTCATATTGCGGCAGGATGAATTCAAGAATTTTTTCTTGCAGTTTGAGCTCCCGATACAGGCGGACATATTCAATTCCCATATCTGGAACGTCGTTTAAAGCGAGAAACACATCCTTGTTGCCGTCTGATTCTTTCGCGCCGGTCTGAAATTCCCGATAGCGACGCTTCAATTCATGCAGTTCTGTTTGTTTGCGAATGTATTCTGCATGGGTATTGCTGACATATTTTTTTAACACACCTAATTCGATTTCTTTTGAGATGATTTGTGCTTTCAACTCAGCGGCAGCGGTGATAGTGGCTTTTGTTTGTTCAGTAAGTTCAATGGTGCCATATTTTTTCTGAAAATCTTTGAATGCTTCCTCGGCTTTTGCCAGATCGTCCATGTTTTGCTGGTAGCGTTTTCCAATGAAAATACGCGTGTTTCTGGCGCGTTGGGTTTTGAGCGCACGGTTTACTCGGTCCAATTCAGAGATAAAATAATTTGCTACGTCGCGGGCAAGATTTCTGGCTTTGTCTTCTTTTTCTTTTCCGGCAAAGTAAGGCGTTTTGATCTTCATGGAAATGGAAAGTGTACCGTCATCGTTGAGTTCCACAGCAATTCTGCTGCGCAATGTGCGGATCGCCTCTTCGATGTTTTCAGATTTGAAGCGTTTAATCAGATTGAATTTTTTTATCACATTTTCAGCAACAGTGCGACTGTTCAAAATCGCCAGATACCTGTTTGTCTCATCAGAAACAACACCGCCGAGTCCCAATCCGCTGATGGGAAGATTGTTGATAAAAGAAGACAACCCGAGTCCACCTTCTTCTGCCGGCGGCAATATAGTTGTCGATGCTTTGTATGTTTTGGGCATGAGCAAGCTAATAATGGCAGTGATTAGACAGATGACAAAACCATTAATTATGATCTGCTTGCGCCATTTGACGAGGGTGGTGAAATAATCGACTACTTTGATTTTTTTTGTTATCATTGAGCGTCCTTGTTGATTCTTTTTTATCGACGTTGTGTTGCAATATAGGCTAATACGACCGATGAAATGCTGGTTACGATTTGCAGATATTCGAGAAACTTCTTTCGGAATGTCTGGGGAACAATGATTGTATCGCCCAATTCTACTGGCGCATTAGGACCCTTGTCTAGCGAATGGTCGCGAAAATGAATGACCTTTATTTTTTCCATTGAACCCATTTCAATCATGCCGCCTGCCATTCCGACGTAGTCTTTGGCTTTCAAGCCATCCTTGTAAGGATAACCGCCGGGAATGTTGACGGCGCCCTGCACATAAACGTCTTTTATTATAGAAGGAATTTTTATTTCATCGCCATTTTGCAAAATAAGATCGCTAATTTGTTTTGATGTACTATCGGCGAATAAGTTAACTTTGAAAATTTGCGTCTGCCCATTACCTTGCTTGCGGATAACAATGATATGAGTCGGATCCAGAGAACGATTGAAACCAGCGGTGCGCAGCAAAAATTGACTCAGTTTTTCCTTGAGCTTAATGGGATGGGTGCCAGGTCTTGAAATTGCTCCTTCTATTTTTACCATAGGTGAATTCGCGTTTGTTGGCGGAACATAAACGACGTCGCCGTCTTGAAGAAAAATGTCTTCATCCAGAAAGCCTTCTTTTTTATAACGAACAAAGTCCAGGGTATCAATGCGGCTGTCGGCATGGCGAATTTCCACATGTCGTTCATCCGCCCAGTCGGTAAGACCCGCACGCTCTAACAGATAGGAAACGCGATCTATCGCCTGAGCGATGTAAGTCCCCGGATAACGCACTTCTCCAAGGACGTGTATTCTCAGTTTTCTAATCTGCACCAGATTCGCGAATACCTTTTTCAATTTGTATTTTTTTTCACCTTCTTTTTTGATGAGTTGCTGCACGTCGGCAAGCCTCTTCCCTGCCACGGGATAGATGCCGATGGTTTCCACGACCAATTTCCCCTCCGGTGTTACTTTGGTGGGAAAGGTGAAAGTTTTGTCTCCGGTAATATTAATGTAAAATAAGTCACCAGGACCCACAATGTATTTATCCGGGTCAATGATATTTTCCAGAGCAACTTCTTCAAACGAAGCCAGAGGATAGAGCAATTGGTTTGGCTTGAGCGGCTCCTTTAATTGCGGCTGTTTGCTTTGTTGAGTATTGGGGAAAAAAGTTTTTTGGTTGGTTGTTCCCGTAGTAGTTTGCTGCGCCAACAGCACGCTGCTAAACAACGCCAATATCAAAAAAAAGCGGATCGACAATGCCACGCGATTGGTTTTCAATTTATTCTCCTGACTTGCTTTGCATGTAACAGAATTCAAAACAAAGGCTGCTCGTGATAGCCAACAAATATAATTATATCACCCATAAAAGTCAAGCACAAACTCCCGCAAAAAGTTATTTTAACATTTGCGAACGAATCGTTTTTTTCGCTCGGAACTCATTTTCACGAATCAGGTTAAAAAAATGTTCCCAGTTCAAAAACCGCTTGCAAATTTACATGGAAGTTATTATCTTTCGGCTCATGATTTTAGGAAAGGTCCGCATAGAAGGAAAAGTCGCGCTCGCCCCTCTGGCGGGAGTGACAGACTCGTCGTTTCGGCTGATTTGTCGGCAATTAGGCGCAGCGCTGGTATTCACTGAGATGATCAGCGCCGACGGATTGGCGCGAGATAGTCAAAAAACCAGGGCATACATGGATTTTAGACCGGAAGAGCGACCGATTGGTTTTCAGCTATTCGGATCAGAGGCGGAGATAATGGCTCGCGCCGCACAAATTGCCGCTAAGTTACAGCCGGATTTCATTGATTTGAATTTCGGCTGCCCGGTGAAAAAAGTAGTGAAACGCGGCGCCGGCGCGGCGTTGCTCAATGATGTGAAATTAGTGGGAAAAATCGCGCGCGCCGTAGTGAAGGCTTCAGCCGTGCCGGTGACGGCGAAGATTCGCAAGGGTTGGAATAAAAAAAACGAGAACGCCCTGGACGTCGCTCGTGAACTTGAACAGTCAGGCGTCGCAGCGGTCACTGTTCACGGACGCACGCAAACGGAAATGTTTCGCGGACAGGCAGATTGGGAAATCATCGCTGAAATCAAAAGGAAAATTTCCATTCCGGTAATCGGCAACGGCGATGTCACCAGCGCTGACGATGTCAAAAAAATGCTCGACGAAACCGGCTGTGATTTGGTGATGATCGGCAGAGGCGCGCTGGGAAATCCCTGGATTTTTCAACAGGCTAATTATTTTCTGGAAACAGGAAAACATCTGCTGTCCCCGACGCCGAAGCAGCGGCTGGAAGTGATATTGCAACATCTTGACGATCGGCTTCAAGGAGATAATAAAAAGGCGCTGTTTGAAATGAGAAAACATTTGAGCTGGTACGTCAAAGGACTTCCGGGATGCGCACAAATTCGCGCTCAACTTTTTCAATCGAACGAGGTGAGCGAAGTTAAAAATAAACTAACGGAATATTTAACGAATGTGGCTGTGTCATGATCAAAAAGGATTATTTCATACCGATTAAAAGAACGCTGACGTTTGTGTGGCATCGGATGTTTGATAGTTAGGGGGCAGAGTCGGAGAATTAAGCTTTATTACATCCCCCCTGCCCCCCTTCAAAGGGGGGGGAACCAAATAAGTCTCCCTTTGAAGACGAAGATGCGCCTCTGGCGCAGGGGATTTAGGGGATGTTTGAGCGGATGAATACTATAAAAAATTATCGAAATTCTTAATTTGACTGAGTAGTACTATTTAATCAAAAAAATAACCTTGAAAAAATACCTGGAGGTTCTATGAATCGCAAAAGAATACTCATTATGGGCGCTGCAGGACGTGATTTCCATAATTTCAATTTACGTTATCGTGATAATGAGGAATTTGAAGTTGTTGCTTTTACGGCAACACAAATTCCTGACATTGAAGGGCGAGTCTATCCCGCAGAACTTGCCGGAAAACTTTATCCGGAGGGAATTCCGATTCATCCCGAAGAAAAATTGGCGGAATTAATCAAAGAGTACAAAGCGGACGGAGTTGTTTTTGCGTACAGCGATGTGCCGCACGAATATGTGATGCACAAAGCCGCACTGGTGAATGCCGCCGGAGCAGATTTTATTTTAATGGGCACGGAAAGTACAATGATCAAGAGCAAAGTGCCGGTGATTTCCATTTGTGCCATTCGCACCGGCTGCGGCAAAAGTCAGACCACGCGCCGCGTAAGCGAAATACTGCGTTCCTGGGGCAAAAAAGTCGTTGCCATTCGCCATCCCATGCCTTACGGCGATCTGGCGGCGCAAAAAGTGCAGCGTTTCGCTACCTATGAGGACATGGACAAATACAAATGTACTATTGAAGAACGCGAAGAATACGAACCGCATATTGACCGCGGCGTGATCGTTTACGCTGGCGTGGATTACGGCGCAATTTTGGAAGAAGCGGAAAAAGAAGCGGACATCATCCTCTGGGACGGCGGAAATAACGATACGCCTTTTTACAAACCAGATTTGAATATTGTGGTCACTGACCCCCATCGCGCGGGACATGAGCTCGCTTACTACCCGGGCGAAACAAATTTGCGCATGGCGGATGTAATTGTGATCAATAAAATCGACACTGCGGATTACGAAGATGTGGAATACTTGCGCGAAAATATCCGCGAAACGAATCCCGATGCCGTCGTCATCGATGGCGCTTCACCGCTGGTGGTGGAAAATCCGGATTTGATTCGCGGAAAACGGGCGCTGGTTATCGAAGACGGTCCCACTTTGACACACGGCGAAATGACCTACGGCGCCGGCGTTGTTGCTGCGGAAAAATTCGGCGCAGCCGAACTGGTCGATCCCAGACCTTGGGTCGTGGGCAAAATTGCCGAAACTTACGAAAAATATCCGGAAATCGGCATGCTGCTGCCAGCGATGGGCTACGGCGATCAGCAAGTGAAAGATCTGGAAAAGACAGTAAATGCTGTTGACTGCGACGTCGTCGTTATCGGTACTCCCATTGATTTGCGCCGGGTGATTAAAATTGACAAACCTGCGATTCGCGTCATGTACGACCTGCAGGAGATAGGCAAACCTGATTTAAAAGATGTCCTTGCCAGGTTTAAATAAATGAATACAAAATCCCGGAGTCCGACTATTCAGGCTTCGGGATTTTTCTTTCTCTTATTTTGTTAAAAATGTAAATCCGGAATTTAGCAATAGAAGGCAGTTATGGCTGAAAAAAAAACTGCGGTTGTCGCGCTTGGCGGGAATGCGATTACCAGAGAATTTGAAGAAGGATACATTTTCCAGCAATTTGCCAACACGCGCCGCAGTCTGGTCGGTATTTTGGATTTAATTAAACGCGGCTATCGCCTGGCGATCACTCATGGCAATGGCCCGCAAGTGGGAAATTATCTGATTCGCGTCGAGGAGACCAGAAATCTGGTGCCGCCGATTCCGCTGGGCATCATGGTCGCTGACTTAATGGGCGGTATGGGTTACATGATTGCCCAATCGCTGCAAAATAAATTAATTCGTCACAAAATTGAACGGGAAGTAGCAACTATTGTCTCCCAAGCGGTTGTTGATAAAAATGATCCATCCATTTTGAACCCGACGAAATTTGTCGGTCCTTTTTACAAAGAAGAAGATGTGAAAAAATTGCAGCAAGAGCGCAATTGGATCATGAAATACGACTCCGGAAGAGGTTATCGCCGCGTGGTACCGTCACCGATTCCGCTGGAAATTGTGGAAAAAAATGTGATAAAAAAATTGGTTGATCAGGACGTGATTGTGATCGCCGTTGGCGGCGGCGGCGCGCCGGTGTACGTCGAAGAAGACGGAACTTACGAAGGCGTGGACGGCGTGATTGACAAAGACCGGGCTTCGGCAATTCTGGCGCGGGATATCGGGGCACAGGAGTTGTACATTTTGACCGCCGTGGACAAAGTAGCGCTCAATTATCGGAAACCGGATCAGGTCGATTTGGATCAACTAACTGTGGTGGAAGCCAAAAAATATCTCGCAGAAGGCCAATTCCCCAAAGGTAGCATGGGGCCCAAGATTGAATCAGCGATTCATTTTATCGAGCAGGGTGGCGAGGTTTGCATTATCACTTCGACGGAACGTTTGACCGATGCTTTGGAGGGAAAAACAGGGACGAGGATTGTTGCTTGAAAAATTAATAGTTCTTTGTTCAAAGTTCATAGTTTAAAATCGCTCAATTTGGACAAATAAAACTCGAGACTCGCTACTCTAAACGAGAAACTAATGTTCTCTCGCCCCATACCCTCTCAAAAGTTTTGAATCTTTGAAAGGGTAACAGGACACGTAGGGTAACACAAAATAAATTTACCAAAGTAGGAGGAGTAATGAAAATACACGAATATCAAGCCAAAGAAATTTTACGGAAATTTAAAGTCGCTGTACCTGACGGGCGGGTGGCGTTTACGCCGGAGGAAGCGCGTCGGGTTGCAGAAGAACTTGGCGGCGGAACTGTTGTTGTGAAAGCACAAATTCACGCCGGCGGTCGCGGCAAAGGCGGTGGCGTGAAATTGGCAAAAAATGCGGAAGAAGCGGAAAAATTAGCCCGCGATATGATCGGCATGACGCTGGTAACGCACCAGACAGGGCCGGAGGGGAAATTAGTGCGACGCGTTTTAGTGGAACAGGGGCTGGACATTGAACGCGAACTTTACGCCGGAATCGTGCTCGACCGCGCCAAATCTCAATTAGTGTACATGGTGAGCACTGAGGGCGGCGTGGAAATTGAAAAAGTAGCTGCGGAAACACCGGAGAAAATCCTGAAAGAATGGATCGACCCGGCAAT
Encoded proteins:
- the arcC gene encoding carbamate kinase, yielding MAEKKTAVVALGGNAITREFEEGYIFQQFANTRRSLVGILDLIKRGYRLAITHGNGPQVGNYLIRVEETRNLVPPIPLGIMVADLMGGMGYMIAQSLQNKLIRHKIEREVATIVSQAVVDKNDPSILNPTKFVGPFYKEEDVKKLQQERNWIMKYDSGRGYRRVVPSPIPLEIVEKNVIKKLVDQDVIVIAVGGGGAPVYVEEDGTYEGVDGVIDKDRASAILARDIGAQELYILTAVDKVALNYRKPDQVDLDQLTVVEAKKYLAEGQFPKGSMGPKIESAIHFIEQGGEVCIITSTERLTDALEGKTGTRIVA
- the dusB gene encoding tRNA dihydrouridine synthase DusB, which translates into the protein MEVIIFRLMILGKVRIEGKVALAPLAGVTDSSFRLICRQLGAALVFTEMISADGLARDSQKTRAYMDFRPEERPIGFQLFGSEAEIMARAAQIAAKLQPDFIDLNFGCPVKKVVKRGAGAALLNDVKLVGKIARAVVKASAVPVTAKIRKGWNKKNENALDVARELEQSGVAAVTVHGRTQTEMFRGQADWEIIAEIKRKISIPVIGNGDVTSADDVKKMLDETGCDLVMIGRGALGNPWIFQQANYFLETGKHLLSPTPKQRLEVILQHLDDRLQGDNKKALFEMRKHLSWYVKGLPGCAQIRAQLFQSNEVSEVKNKLTEYLTNVAVS
- a CDS encoding glycosyltransferase family 4 protein — its product is MKICMLLMTAFTHDARVTKEALSLIKIGHKVTFYALKDKDSPAREKRHGFYIYRISLKTRYLLPKGQLFFFIKYLEYLIRTIIALLNKPFDVYHAHDLETLPIAFIIGKLKNKPIIYDSHELYTETVKHHPIARK
- a CDS encoding oligosaccharide flippase family protein; amino-acid sequence: MDQHKQQDINSQLKRTLKDSFIYIPARILPAIIGILLIRVLTTLFTQEEYGHYQITLSTFSLMRVFAVFWLSMSVIRFYQNHRHQQKEKTFFSTLLACSVGGVAIVTGVSLLVNTFIFQQRISPELFSLINLAVAVSVFNSFFEIFIVIYRAGLEPKKYTLFWSLFALIKPIVGISLIVFMGFRVAGIFWGFLVAALSLDVIIFYKLKIFSSFHFRSISIPLAKEFFAYGMPLSFSFLAFWILSLSDRYLIEYFATSSDVGLYSVAYAISEKTLNFIYTILMLAAFPIIVDNWEKNGQSHTQDLISHLTRYFFLLCVPILTILVTIPKTMVLIFSDAKFVEGTRVLPFIAAGIFLFGLTQYVLKGFELHKKSIRIALLALIAGFSNVGLNIFLIPRFGYFGAGLAAMTAYAIYFTSAVFSVRKFMAWKPPLISIGKIVFAGFVFAVFLKNLTDKFPNILTAAFVIIPAGLILFILILILLKEISRQEISRSKEFVINLIK
- a CDS encoding O-antigen ligase family protein codes for the protein METIRLQNPFDVKRITIAIAVIELFYLLLLIKSTTLSILFMLLICGSFVLYVTPEFGFAIPFTINILLYYLFDQVEVSISMAAFKLYLLIFPLSIVFYHIKSERKKLFYADRFFWVAILIGVILIAGLPYSADKIYGAKKIIFYFIVNIPLLYAAYLLRGNERSIEKLIFSIFLIGMIITIFSFYSAMSNIFFKFVRFRLSENIGPLTIGRALGLSIITGIYFFSRYKQIVLKTFFGIITTLMIMPVIWSGSRGPTLGVLLSILLFFFLQPTQSKFRKILFSLLFALGGIYYLSHSSSQVSVRMATPIASEASAAFRILAWIQAIQQFIGSPFLGIGTGSFYFDTGIIPLVYPHNLILELACENGIPGLFIIVYFLYLATKQGFKNIRYYHHKNRRLALQLSITALTLFFFSVWNAMFSGDIYVNMIVWGPAGLIWALAKKNNGNSNSAGEPA
- a CDS encoding GTPase; its protein translation is MNRKRILIMGAAGRDFHNFNLRYRDNEEFEVVAFTATQIPDIEGRVYPAELAGKLYPEGIPIHPEEKLAELIKEYKADGVVFAYSDVPHEYVMHKAALVNAAGADFILMGTESTMIKSKVPVISICAIRTGCGKSQTTRRVSEILRSWGKKVVAIRHPMPYGDLAAQKVQRFATYEDMDKYKCTIEEREEYEPHIDRGVIVYAGVDYGAILEEAEKEADIILWDGGNNDTPFYKPDLNIVVTDPHRAGHELAYYPGETNLRMADVIVINKIDTADYEDVEYLRENIRETNPDAVVIDGASPLVVENPDLIRGKRALVIEDGPTLTHGEMTYGAGVVAAEKFGAAELVDPRPWVVGKIAETYEKYPEIGMLLPAMGYGDQQVKDLEKTVNAVDCDVVVIGTPIDLRRVIKIDKPAIRVMYDLQEIGKPDLKDVLARFK